The following are from one region of the Paraglaciecola sp. L1A13 genome:
- the astE gene encoding succinylglutamate desuccinylase, whose amino-acid sequence MQIQDINAMINHLRETGQFLALSRSQPTVFKEGTTFSLDNGTKVNVLGPGVLSFTPQVPSGKAIVLSSGIHGNETAPIEICEKYVVDILMEKITVAHRVLFIFGNLPAMDSATRFIDENLNRLFSGAHTRPEVNQNSYECSRAKELEQFVSHFFMAGDHSEERYHYDLHTAIRPSKNEKFAVYPYLHGKAHSKEQLSFLLACGVDTFLLSGSTTTTFSYYSSQKFDAHAFTVELGKVQPFGHNDMSRFSQVRDTMERFICGRSIESKPFKNSDFSIYQVNQVINKSQHDFTLDFSDDLPNFSDFPAGTLLAHETGAEYRTAHDGEAVVFPNANVAIGQRAILTVIPTTLN is encoded by the coding sequence ATGCAAATACAAGATATCAATGCAATGATTAATCATTTACGTGAGACAGGGCAGTTTTTAGCACTGTCGCGCAGTCAACCTACTGTGTTCAAAGAGGGTACAACCTTTTCATTAGATAATGGTACAAAGGTGAACGTACTAGGGCCTGGTGTTCTTTCTTTTACACCACAGGTACCAAGTGGTAAAGCCATCGTTCTGTCGAGTGGGATCCATGGAAATGAAACTGCGCCCATTGAGATATGTGAAAAATACGTAGTCGATATTTTGATGGAGAAAATAACCGTAGCCCATAGAGTACTGTTTATCTTTGGTAATTTACCCGCTATGGATAGTGCCACGCGGTTTATCGATGAAAATTTGAATCGCCTGTTTAGTGGTGCACATACACGCCCTGAAGTGAATCAAAATAGCTATGAATGCTCAAGAGCAAAAGAATTAGAACAATTCGTCAGTCATTTTTTTATGGCTGGGGATCATTCAGAAGAACGTTATCACTATGATTTGCACACGGCTATTCGTCCCTCGAAGAATGAAAAATTTGCTGTATATCCCTATCTCCATGGCAAAGCCCATAGTAAAGAACAGTTAAGTTTTTTGCTTGCCTGTGGCGTTGATACTTTTTTACTTTCTGGTAGTACAACGACTACCTTTAGTTATTACTCTTCGCAAAAGTTTGACGCTCACGCTTTTACTGTAGAGCTGGGTAAAGTGCAGCCATTTGGACATAATGATATGTCACGCTTTAGTCAAGTTAGAGACACTATGGAACGCTTTATTTGCGGACGAAGCATTGAGAGTAAACCATTTAAAAATAGCGATTTTTCAATCTATCAAGTGAATCAGGTGATCAATAAAAGTCAGCATGACTTTACCTTGGATTTTTCTGATGATTTACCAAATTTTAGCGATTTTCCAGCGGGTACACTATTGGCTCATGAGACAGGGGCTGAGTATCGCACGGCTCACGATGGCGAAGCGGTTGTGTTTCCTAATGCAAACGTGGCAATTGGCCAACGCGCAATTTTAACGGTTATTCCTACAACGCTAAATTGA
- a CDS encoding heavy metal-binding domain-containing protein — MIMTTTPSIEGKKIERYCGIVVGEAVMGANVFKDIFAAIRDVVGGRSGAYEDELTNARQIGFRELEAEARAMGANAVVGIDIDYEVVGKGGSMLMVSISGTAVKCDDL, encoded by the coding sequence ATGATAATGACAACAACCCCGAGCATTGAAGGGAAAAAAATTGAGCGTTATTGCGGCATTGTTGTGGGGGAAGCAGTAATGGGCGCAAATGTATTTAAAGATATCTTCGCCGCTATTCGGGATGTCGTCGGTGGACGCTCAGGTGCGTATGAAGATGAGTTAACTAACGCCCGACAAATTGGATTTCGTGAACTAGAAGCAGAAGCGCGTGCAATGGGTGCAAATGCCGTTGTTGGAATCGATATTGATTACGAAGTAGTTGGTAAGGGCGGCAGTATGTTGATGGTAAGTATCAGTGGAACCGCCGTAAAGTGTGATGATCTTTAG
- a CDS encoding DUF2897 family protein, with protein sequence MNIWIVVAIIVIVLGFILGNIFLLQQSAKAKLPKPSKDNNKNFDDDDDWESK encoded by the coding sequence ATGAATATTTGGATCGTCGTCGCCATCATCGTTATCGTACTGGGCTTTATTCTCGGCAATATATTTTTATTGCAGCAAAGTGCAAAAGCCAAGTTACCTAAGCCAAGTAAAGACAACAATAAAAATTTTGACGATGATGATGACTGGGAAAGCAAGTAG
- a CDS encoding M15 family metallopeptidase, which produces MITTQHALGLDASHLCEAQDGHRLEKQTYNAFLLMQKAAKKDNININIASSYRNFERQKFIWDQKWQGLRPLYSSNGSLLDNASLSEEKKLAAILTWSALPGASRHHWGTDLDIFDRRGIERSGKKLQLVPDEYSRNGPCGALSEWLTGNAEKFDFYLPYSFYNGGVSAEPWHISFQPVAHKIQQLQTLGALQALITKEAISGQDYVLCRLPMIYHKYILNRGIDA; this is translated from the coding sequence TTGATAACAACTCAGCATGCGTTAGGTCTTGATGCTTCGCACTTGTGCGAAGCACAAGACGGTCATCGCCTTGAAAAACAAACCTATAATGCTTTTCTGTTGATGCAAAAAGCAGCTAAAAAAGACAACATTAACATCAACATTGCCAGTAGCTATCGAAACTTTGAGAGACAGAAATTTATATGGGATCAGAAATGGCAGGGATTACGGCCTCTTTACTCGTCTAATGGTAGCTTGCTTGATAACGCTAGCTTGTCTGAAGAGAAAAAATTAGCCGCAATATTAACATGGTCTGCGTTGCCTGGAGCAAGCCGTCATCACTGGGGCACAGACTTAGATATATTTGACCGTAGGGGCATAGAGCGTTCAGGTAAAAAATTACAACTCGTGCCCGATGAATATAGTCGCAATGGCCCTTGTGGTGCACTTAGTGAGTGGTTAACTGGGAATGCCGAAAAATTTGATTTTTATCTGCCCTACTCTTTTTATAATGGAGGTGTTTCAGCTGAACCATGGCATATTAGTTTTCAGCCTGTGGCGCATAAGATACAGCAACTACAAACATTAGGTGCGTTACAAGCTTTAATTACCAAAGAAGCCATCAGCGGGCAAGACTATGTGTTATGTCGATTGCCAATGATTTATCACAAGTACATACTCAATCGTGGCATAGATGCGTAA
- the dapE gene encoding succinyl-diaminopimelate desuccinylase, producing the protein MSCEVLALTKELINRQSVTPNDAGCQQLMADYLNPLGFKIEAMVFEDTTNMWARKGDSGPLFCFAGHTDVVPSGPAEKWIFPPFVATEHDGQIYGRGAADMKGSLAAMLVATKAFVTKYPSHSGSIAFLITSDEEGPFINGTTRVIDTLEERHEKMTWCLVGEPSSTKEVGDVVKNGRRGSLTGDITIKGIQGHVAYPHLAKNPIHLSAPAFAELANTHWDNGNASFPPTSFQVSNINSGTGAGNVIPGDLAACFNFRFSTEVTDQQLIGRVTSILDKYDFDYLINWTFNGQPFLTDSGKLVEATKGAIKAVTGRETQLSTAGGTSDGRFIAPTGAQVIELGPVNATIHKIDENVKITDLAELAKIYEGILERLLA; encoded by the coding sequence ATGAGCTGTGAAGTATTAGCACTAACCAAAGAATTAATTAACCGTCAGTCGGTCACACCAAATGACGCTGGCTGTCAGCAACTAATGGCAGATTATCTCAATCCTTTAGGGTTCAAAATTGAGGCGATGGTGTTTGAAGATACGACTAATATGTGGGCACGAAAAGGCGATTCAGGTCCCCTATTTTGCTTTGCTGGGCATACAGATGTAGTGCCAAGTGGCCCAGCCGAAAAATGGATATTCCCTCCGTTTGTAGCAACTGAACACGATGGTCAAATATATGGGCGTGGCGCTGCCGATATGAAAGGAAGTTTAGCAGCAATGCTAGTCGCGACTAAAGCGTTTGTGACAAAGTACCCAAGTCACAGTGGTTCAATTGCCTTTCTGATTACCAGTGACGAAGAAGGTCCATTCATTAATGGCACGACTCGCGTTATTGATACACTTGAAGAGCGGCACGAGAAAATGACTTGGTGTTTGGTAGGAGAACCATCGAGCACCAAAGAAGTCGGTGACGTAGTTAAAAATGGACGTCGAGGCTCGTTAACGGGAGATATTACTATTAAGGGTATTCAAGGCCACGTGGCCTATCCCCATTTAGCTAAAAATCCTATTCATCTTTCAGCCCCAGCATTTGCGGAGCTTGCGAATACCCATTGGGACAACGGTAATGCTTCATTCCCGCCGACCAGTTTTCAAGTATCGAATATCAACTCAGGTACCGGTGCAGGAAATGTCATCCCAGGTGATTTAGCAGCTTGTTTTAATTTTCGATTCTCTACTGAAGTGACTGACCAGCAACTAATAGGGCGCGTTACAAGTATCTTAGATAAGTACGACTTTGACTATCTCATTAACTGGACATTTAATGGTCAACCTTTTTTGACCGATTCAGGTAAATTAGTTGAAGCAACCAAAGGCGCTATAAAAGCAGTCACTGGCAGAGAAACACAACTGTCCACTGCCGGTGGTACCTCAGACGGACGTTTTATTGCCCCTACCGGCGCACAAGTTATTGAATTAGGACCAGTGAATGCGACAATCCACAAAATTGATGAAAATGTCAAAATTACCGATTTAGCTGAATTAGCAAAAATCTATGAAGGCATTCTAGAAAGGCTGTTAGCTTGA
- a CDS encoding ArsC family reductase, with product MTTMYGIKNCDTIKKARKWLSSNDIEYQFHDYRADGLDPKWLADVESVVGWETLLNKRGTTFRQLSDAQKENLNKDTALALMLEAPAIIKRPLLIHQDHHIVGFKDAVYQEMFK from the coding sequence ATGACCACTATGTACGGTATAAAAAATTGCGACACCATTAAGAAGGCACGAAAATGGTTAAGTTCGAATGATATAGAATATCAATTTCATGACTATCGCGCCGATGGTTTAGATCCTAAATGGTTGGCGGACGTTGAATCCGTTGTGGGCTGGGAAACGCTTTTGAATAAACGCGGTACGACATTCCGTCAATTATCAGATGCGCAAAAGGAAAACTTAAATAAAGACACTGCGCTCGCTTTGATGCTTGAAGCGCCTGCGATAATAAAGCGCCCCCTACTGATCCATCAAGACCATCACATTGTTGGATTTAAAGATGCCGTATACCAAGAGATGTTTAAATGA
- a CDS encoding rhomboid family intramembrane serine protease → MNFSKRLSNSILASSAFVVLLWCIKSAEILFSLDLHMFAVYPQKLNGALGIVTAPLIHGSLEHIFSNSLPLLVLLTALLYGYPRSRVRVLLSVWLLSGLGVWIFARDAYHLGASGISHGIFFYLLVVGILRRDKSSVAIMMIAFFMYGGMTMSIFPREPGISFEYHLFGGISGALVALFWYRLDPKQLDKPYPWEQDLSEIDDPIIGDEWRDTGGDTALNEQTNPNFQAAPVRDSSQVNDQLVDDSDNHDSNDKPYP, encoded by the coding sequence ATGAACTTTTCAAAACGCTTATCCAACAGTATTTTAGCCAGTAGCGCATTCGTGGTGTTGCTATGGTGTATCAAATCCGCTGAGATTTTGTTCTCACTGGATTTACATATGTTTGCTGTATACCCTCAAAAGCTAAATGGTGCGCTGGGAATTGTCACGGCACCGCTGATTCATGGCTCGCTTGAACATATTTTCAGTAATAGTCTGCCATTGTTAGTGCTGTTAACCGCGCTCCTATATGGTTATCCGCGCTCGCGAGTGCGTGTACTCTTAAGCGTATGGTTATTGTCAGGCCTTGGCGTGTGGATTTTTGCTAGGGACGCATACCATTTAGGCGCCAGTGGGATCAGCCACGGGATCTTCTTCTATTTATTGGTGGTGGGAATATTACGCAGAGATAAGTCCTCAGTGGCTATTATGATGATTGCGTTTTTTATGTATGGAGGAATGACAATGAGTATTTTCCCCCGAGAGCCCGGTATTTCTTTTGAGTATCATTTATTTGGCGGTATAAGTGGGGCTCTGGTCGCATTATTTTGGTATCGGCTAGACCCTAAACAGCTAGATAAGCCCTATCCGTGGGAGCAAGACTTAAGTGAAATAGACGATCCTATTATTGGCGATGAGTGGCGTGATACAGGTGGTGATACAGCATTAAATGAACAGACTAATCCTAATTTTCAAGCAGCGCCTGTTCGGGATTCTAGTCAAGTAAATGACCAATTAGTTGACGATTCAGATAATCATGATTCCAACGATAAACCTTATCCATAG
- a CDS encoding thioesterase family protein, producing MLDFNYFFRVRYGECDAQSVVFNARYGDYVDITMTEYFRAFYGGFDMLIKQGVDTQVVNLNINWKSSARFDDIVRASVTVQKVGNTSFTCQVLLFHHATDRLIVSADITYVCVDAETFSKVSIPDSLKDAFSTPAHAVLINHAGVTLVD from the coding sequence ATGCTGGATTTTAATTACTTTTTTAGAGTGCGTTATGGTGAGTGTGACGCACAAAGTGTGGTCTTCAACGCGCGTTATGGCGACTATGTGGATATCACCATGACGGAATATTTCAGAGCCTTTTATGGCGGTTTCGATATGTTGATAAAACAAGGTGTCGACACGCAAGTCGTAAATTTAAATATCAATTGGAAATCATCTGCTCGCTTTGATGATATTGTGCGTGCAAGTGTAACAGTTCAAAAGGTCGGTAATACTTCCTTCACATGCCAGGTATTGTTATTCCATCATGCGACTGACAGGCTAATTGTCAGTGCCGACATAACTTATGTATGCGTGGACGCTGAAACGTTCAGTAAAGTGTCGATTCCCGATTCGTTGAAAGACGCATTTTCTACGCCAGCTCACGCTGTGTTGATTAATCATGCTGGCGTGACGCTTGTTGATTAA
- a CDS encoding MFS transporter — MQQTKPQLSFWQIWNMCFGFLGIQFGFALQNSNVSRIFESLGADYSNLAVLWVAAPITGLIIQPIIGYLSDNTWNRLGRRRPYFLWGAIAASGALFIMPNSPTLWFAAGMLWIMDASINVSMEPFRAFVGDMLPPKQRATGYAMQTFFIGVGAVVASALPWMMTNWFDISNIAEPGVVPDSVKFSFYAGGSIFFVAVLWTVVSTKEYSPEKLAAFEAAQAQISAYNPPIVSARSAKQYLMGGSAFTVIGLILLAIIFINIEALDKNLYILAGGLIAFGLCQFIGSYMVHKSHTKNGFAQVLGDLFAMPQAMRQLAVVQFFSWFPLFAMWIYTNSGVTSHHYGTRDTSTLAYNEGADWVSILMATYNGVSIIAAIVIPFVVRKLNLQYAHMINLTLGGIGFISFWFVRDPAWLVLSMVGVGFAWASILSVPYAILANVLPSNKMGVYMGIFNFFIVIPQILAASILGFLISKVFDNQPIFALVIGGCSMLIAGVMTLRVKIPQ, encoded by the coding sequence ATGCAGCAAACAAAACCACAGTTAAGCTTTTGGCAAATTTGGAATATGTGCTTTGGCTTTCTCGGCATTCAATTTGGTTTTGCTTTGCAGAATTCCAACGTAAGCCGGATATTTGAATCCCTTGGCGCCGATTACAGCAATTTAGCTGTTTTATGGGTCGCCGCGCCTATTACTGGTTTAATCATCCAGCCTATTATTGGTTATCTAAGTGATAATACTTGGAACCGATTGGGGCGTAGGCGTCCTTATTTCCTATGGGGTGCCATTGCGGCGAGTGGCGCTTTGTTTATTATGCCAAATTCTCCAACCTTGTGGTTTGCTGCTGGTATGCTTTGGATAATGGATGCGTCTATTAATGTTTCCATGGAACCATTTCGAGCATTTGTAGGAGATATGCTTCCACCTAAACAGCGTGCTACTGGCTATGCAATGCAAACCTTCTTTATTGGCGTAGGGGCGGTAGTCGCTTCTGCGTTGCCTTGGATGATGACGAATTGGTTTGATATATCGAATATTGCCGAACCTGGCGTAGTGCCCGATTCAGTAAAGTTTTCGTTCTATGCGGGTGGCAGTATATTCTTCGTCGCTGTGCTGTGGACAGTGGTGTCAACCAAAGAATATTCACCTGAAAAGTTAGCAGCGTTTGAAGCCGCACAGGCCCAAATCAGTGCGTATAATCCCCCTATTGTTTCTGCCAGAAGTGCAAAGCAGTATTTAATGGGAGGCAGCGCCTTTACCGTGATTGGTTTGATACTGTTGGCTATCATCTTTATTAACATCGAAGCATTAGATAAAAACTTATATATTCTGGCTGGGGGGCTAATAGCGTTTGGTTTATGCCAATTTATTGGCAGTTATATGGTCCATAAAAGCCATACTAAAAATGGATTTGCCCAAGTGCTCGGCGATCTGTTTGCTATGCCCCAAGCGATGCGTCAACTAGCAGTGGTTCAGTTTTTCTCATGGTTTCCACTATTTGCTATGTGGATTTATACCAACTCTGGGGTAACGTCACATCATTATGGTACTAGAGACACAAGTACTTTAGCCTATAACGAAGGTGCAGATTGGGTGTCAATATTGATGGCGACGTACAATGGTGTATCTATCATCGCCGCCATCGTTATTCCATTTGTGGTACGAAAACTCAACTTACAATATGCCCATATGATTAACTTGACCTTAGGCGGAATTGGATTTATCTCATTCTGGTTTGTTCGCGATCCTGCTTGGTTGGTATTATCTATGGTAGGCGTGGGTTTCGCTTGGGCGTCTATTTTATCCGTGCCTTATGCCATATTAGCGAATGTGCTACCGAGTAACAAAATGGGGGTCTACATGGGTATATTCAATTTTTTTATCGTTATTCCCCAGATACTCGCAGCCAGTATCTTAGGTTTTCTGATAAGCAAAGTATTTGATAACCAACCTATATTTGCTTTAGTCATAGGTGGTTGCAGTATGTTGATTGCAGGTGTTATGACTCTGCGTGTTAAAATTCCACAATAG
- a CDS encoding alpha-amylase family glycosyl hydrolase, with protein sequence MKMYSTEYFTANHICTGVTGLAFAIVLAGCGTTHNNMAKPTHIQETAQFYGTNNPFVKEAVYFVMTDRFVDGDESNNYPEQGGSLPSFDLPLYGQNGAKANVGYLGGDLKGVLNNAQYISDMGFTAVWLTPIVDNPDQQFSGGESIGYGGAFKDGGKTGYHGYWAANFYKIDEHYPSAALSYKNYTDEMRQQYGLKTVFDVVANHGSPSFTMPMKQPKFGQLYDQNGQLVADHQNLPPEQLDPYNPLHRFYHNTPDIMQLSNLNEDNEALRNYLINSYLYWIEQGADAFRIDTIKHVPHHFWQEMAARVRAVHPDFFMFAESYDYNANFIAQHTLTKNGGISVLDFPGQKAITSVFQSPDSDYSQLLSYLHLTHGPYANPYELTTFYDNHDMPRMDATDNGFIDANNWLFTSRGIPVVYQGSEMGFMRGKAEHQGNRNYLGQENIDRAKTHPIHSQLSAIANVRKSLPALQNGLQVNLEFSGEHAAFFRVIQRDDMAQTALVLLNKGDDAYRFKITKYLQSGLWSEVRFKEESQDLKEGSALISIVDGHSVKVWVHEGQVTDPLMLKELTRLMKFK encoded by the coding sequence ATGAAGATGTATTCAACTGAGTATTTTACTGCTAATCATATTTGCACAGGTGTAACTGGATTAGCGTTCGCAATCGTCCTTGCTGGGTGCGGTACCACACACAACAACATGGCTAAGCCCACACATATACAAGAGACCGCGCAATTTTACGGAACTAACAATCCATTTGTAAAAGAAGCGGTTTATTTCGTGATGACTGACCGCTTTGTCGATGGCGACGAAAGTAATAATTATCCAGAGCAAGGTGGGAGTCTTCCTAGCTTCGACTTACCGCTTTATGGACAAAATGGCGCAAAGGCTAATGTCGGTTACTTAGGCGGAGACTTAAAAGGCGTATTAAACAACGCACAGTACATTAGTGATATGGGCTTTACTGCGGTCTGGCTAACGCCAATAGTGGACAACCCAGATCAACAATTTTCTGGTGGTGAATCGATTGGCTATGGTGGTGCGTTTAAAGACGGTGGTAAAACGGGGTATCACGGTTACTGGGCTGCAAATTTTTACAAAATTGATGAGCACTATCCATCCGCTGCTCTGAGCTATAAAAACTATACTGATGAAATGCGCCAGCAATATGGATTGAAAACAGTATTTGATGTAGTCGCAAATCATGGTTCTCCCTCATTTACGATGCCAATGAAGCAGCCAAAATTTGGTCAGCTTTACGACCAAAATGGACAATTAGTTGCTGATCACCAGAACCTGCCTCCAGAGCAACTTGACCCCTACAATCCCTTACATCGTTTCTATCACAACACACCTGACATCATGCAATTGTCTAATTTGAATGAAGATAATGAGGCTCTTCGAAATTATCTAATTAATTCTTATTTATATTGGATAGAGCAGGGAGCTGATGCTTTTCGTATCGACACGATTAAACACGTCCCTCATCACTTTTGGCAAGAGATGGCTGCACGAGTGCGTGCCGTTCATCCAGACTTTTTTATGTTTGCCGAAAGTTATGATTACAACGCCAATTTCATTGCCCAACATACACTGACTAAAAATGGAGGGATAAGCGTTTTAGATTTCCCCGGTCAAAAGGCCATCACCAGTGTATTTCAATCCCCTGATAGTGATTACAGCCAGTTGTTATCGTACTTGCACTTAACACATGGGCCTTACGCCAATCCTTACGAATTAACCACTTTTTACGATAACCATGATATGCCACGAATGGACGCAACGGATAACGGTTTTATTGACGCCAACAATTGGCTTTTTACCAGTCGCGGAATTCCTGTTGTTTACCAAGGGTCAGAAATGGGGTTTATGCGCGGTAAAGCTGAGCACCAGGGTAACCGCAACTACTTGGGGCAAGAGAATATTGATAGGGCGAAAACCCATCCAATACACTCACAACTATCCGCAATTGCTAACGTTAGAAAATCGCTGCCTGCGCTGCAAAATGGATTACAGGTAAACCTTGAATTTTCGGGTGAACATGCGGCATTTTTCCGCGTAATACAACGTGATGATATGGCGCAAACTGCATTGGTTTTACTTAATAAAGGTGATGACGCATATCGTTTTAAGATAACTAAATATTTGCAAAGTGGTCTATGGTCAGAAGTCCGCTTTAAGGAAGAAAGCCAAGATCTGAAAGAAGGTAGTGCTTTAATTAGCATTGTTGATGGCCACAGCGTTAAGGTCTGGGTACATGAAGGTCAAGTAACAGACCCCTTAATGCTAAAAGAATTAACACGATTGATGAAATTTAAATAG
- a CDS encoding LacI family DNA-binding transcriptional regulator gives MKEKATSFDIAHQAGVSQSTVSRALRNSPLVNKETREKVQAIARERNYKVDKNASNLRRQHSKTLALLLFEDPTSDNSLINPFFLSMLGSITRASAKAGYDLLISFQNLSDDWHADYEDSNKADGIILLGYGDYTEYCTKLSQLEAQHTHFVRWGALDDEHPGVSIGCDNFQGGYDITQHLLGLGRRRFAFIGGADIRSPEFFARYNGHQKALKLANVEQKAVQQDAISTEDSGYEATLTLLKNHPHIDAIVCASDLIAIGVLGALRANNIAIPEQIAVVGFDNVPVASFANPALTTVKQDTILAGEILVDSLLKLIAGEKVEHYLMPVDLVVRQSSGA, from the coding sequence ATGAAAGAAAAAGCTACATCGTTCGATATAGCCCATCAAGCAGGTGTATCGCAGTCTACGGTGTCACGGGCACTTCGAAATAGTCCGTTGGTTAACAAGGAAACCCGCGAAAAAGTACAAGCAATTGCGCGGGAGCGAAATTACAAGGTTGATAAAAATGCCAGCAATCTTAGGCGTCAGCATAGTAAGACCTTAGCGCTGTTATTATTTGAAGATCCTACGTCCGACAACTCTCTTATTAATCCGTTTTTTTTATCTATGCTGGGTAGCATTACCCGTGCGTCTGCTAAGGCGGGTTACGATTTACTGATCTCTTTTCAAAACTTAAGTGACGACTGGCATGCTGACTACGAAGATTCCAATAAAGCGGACGGTATTATATTACTTGGTTACGGTGATTATACCGAATACTGCACCAAACTAAGTCAGTTAGAGGCGCAGCATACCCATTTTGTTAGATGGGGTGCGCTAGATGATGAGCATCCAGGCGTATCTATTGGTTGCGATAATTTTCAAGGAGGCTACGACATTACCCAACATTTATTAGGCTTAGGTCGACGTAGATTCGCCTTTATTGGAGGTGCTGACATCCGCTCTCCGGAATTCTTCGCGCGCTATAACGGCCACCAAAAAGCACTTAAGCTCGCTAATGTGGAACAAAAAGCGGTGCAGCAAGATGCTATTTCAACCGAAGATTCTGGCTATGAAGCCACATTGACGTTATTAAAAAACCACCCACATATTGATGCAATCGTGTGTGCTAGCGATCTAATCGCCATCGGTGTACTAGGTGCACTTCGCGCTAATAATATCGCTATCCCTGAACAGATTGCCGTTGTTGGTTTTGATAATGTGCCAGTGGCTAGCTTCGCCAATCCAGCATTGACCACAGTAAAGCAAGATACAATTTTAGCCGGTGAGATATTGGTCGATAGTTTACTTAAACTAATAGCCGGTGAGAAAGTAGAACATTATCTTATGCCAGTTGATCTAGTTGTACGACAATCAAGCGGAGCCTAG